gattgtatatgtttacaTACATTATgcatatattttaatcattagATTAACTCTCTCTCAATACTGGTCACTCAATATAATCTTAAAGCCAGACACATGAATTTAACCTTCAATAATGTTTTCatcaacagaaagaaagaatctTGCACTTAAACTAACTCCTCAAAGGTACACTGTAGCTAACTCGCTTCTGTTGAGAATAACTGAGAAACAAGCTCCAGAACTCCCCACATAGGTGCATCATTCTTTATTAGACCCCACAGGACATAAAACATTGATTAGCGAATTTTCAGATGATTAAGATAATCTATAAAACTTGCTTATGTGTTTACTTACAAGATAAACAAGATCAAAGGCCTCACGGTAGCTCTCAAGACTCTTCTCAATGTTATCGTTCCTGGAGAGATAAGCAATAGTTAGAGAAgaccaaaacagagaagaagcaaaacagaagaaaacaaaaaaaagctcacAGAAATCCAATAGATATTCGAGTCTCATAATTCAATCCATCAGACATCCTCAAATCCCCCAAATGATCTCCCATAAGCAAAACATTGGTTCGTTTTTTCatgtttgcattttcttcatcttcctcggCAGTGTCAACACCAAGTCGATCATGAAGTGGAGCAGCCATGTCTAAAGCGTGTTCGTTTTTGTTTAGCACGTGAATTAGCTTTCCTGTATTTGTAAGAGGTGAAGAGACTAGTTTATAAAAGCAAGATATAAAATCAACTGCTTAGTACTAACTAATTTCCCAGAGAGATTTCAGCTTTCCAGAAGGAATACCACAAATATGAGTTGATGAATGCGCTTAAATGAATGACAAAACACCAACCAAATATACCTTTGAAGGAAACTAGCTGTCCATCATCATTGAACACCATCCTGTTCGATACAATCTTCACATTCTTGAAAGTTCTATGAAGGTTCTGCCTCAAAACCTGGTAAGAAAGTGAGAATGTAACAAAACCACATTCATTATAGAGGCACCCAGAAGTGACAGAATAATACTCCTTTAGTGTCACCTCTTCAATGACATCAGCAAGTCCAGCTGAAAAAATCAGAACTGGGATCTCCTTTTTCTGAATCAGATTGCAAATAAGGTCGACTTAGACAATGATACTTGTTTCTTTCAGTATTGAAGTATACTTGCAAACATGAATTCATCCTTGTTACctccaaaaattcaaaaagctCAGTCACACCTTGTCTAAAAGCTATGGAGGAATCCGCAACAGATTTCTTGATTGCCTCATATGTTAAACCTCCCTCAATGAGAAGCTCATGAGTTTTACTCCACctcatcacaaacaacaacaagtttCTCAGTTTTTTCCCCCACCAACAAGAGTATCAAACGCAATTGTGattgataagaagaagagtatacATACCATTCTTCCATGAGTTTGGTTTTCTCATCAACAGGAATCAGAGGAGAAATCTCTAGAGGATGATAGTGATCATATAATGCTTGCCTCTTAGCATCGTAATACGCGTTTCCTTGCTGCAAGAGGCCATGACTGGCTATGTATATATAAAGGTTTCAGCTTTACTTGGAATTTACTtagtgagaagagagaagattacAATTGATCAAAGTGTGTATGATGAACATACTCTGGCCTCGAAGTCCATTGACTCGGTATCTCGTTAATGTCGCATCGAAGTCTGCAATGACCTTACAAAATTGGCAGAGACCAAACGACACAAAGTTATAATCTTttgagagcaaaaaaaaacttggacaTAGATTCCGAGATACAGTGGGAATTGGGAAAGACCTGAAATTTGGAAGGACCGGCGTCACGAATCAGGTTGATTTTATCGGTGAGGGCTCGAGGATGATCCATCACAGTGTTGGCAGATAGATTAGACTGCTCCATTGGACTCTTGGCCAAAGAGTTAttctgagaagagagaaaaggagaaaactttatACGGACAACGTCTCAAATTttagagtgaaagagagagagagagagagagagagagagagagagagagagagagagagagagaNAGAGAGACTCACCTCGTGGCCGAAGCAACAAAATGAATGTGTTTGCGAGTGAGTACGGCGACGGACGACAGAGATACGAATTGACGACGGCGCGTGAAAGCGCGTGCAGCAGTTGATAATGAGCATCAAGCAATAGTGTCAGTGAGCACTTTTATAAAATGCATTTACACTTTTATCCCATTCTTTAATTCTTAAGCTTATACAAACTACAAAGTACCGAGCACCATTTTTTTGCTTGGTAAGAGAGatttaaatcaaatcaaatcaaatattaaaaagggtTATCAAAATTCTCTTGCCAAAAGCTTTTAGGGTCTGTTACTTGAGTTTGTTTGCAAGTGATGAGATAGTGTTGATGATGTCAAAGCTCCCACCTTTGTTTGAAATAGAGAGTTCTCTCCATGTATGAATGATATTGAAAGGTCAATGTTTTCGTTGACTTTCACTTCATTTTTAGATGAGTTCTCTGTTCTGTTGTTAAATGGTAAAAGGCAAtttatgacaaacaaaattagcTCTATATCTATAATAAGCAAGTTGGAAAGTTTCGGTTTTTGACTCTAAAAGATTTGTGACCATTTAGAATAActtttatacaacaaaaaacGAGTTTATTGCTCTTCTTACTTAAAAGCATTACATTGAACATTTCACTGCACATATTGTAAATCTCACTATTGACAAAAGtctccaaccaaaaaaaaaaagaaaagaagtaaaaactATGCAGCAAATGAGAAGAAGCCGATACTAAATCATCAATCACACCACACAAAAAGTGCATGTGAAGAAGCTTAGAGAGGCTTGAAGTAGAGGTGATGATCTGAGAagagaaccctaaaagcttgtCTGCATCTACACTTCAATCTAATTACAAAACCATCTCCTGATCTCTCTATCCTCATCCCTCCtccacaatcttcttcttcttcttcttcttNTAGTGTCAGTGAGCACTTTTATAAAATGCATTTACACTTTTATCCCATTCTTTAATTCTTAAGCTTATACAAACTACAAAGTACCGAGCACCATTTTTTTGCTTGGTAAGAGAGatttaaatcaaatcaaatcaaatattaaaaagggtTATCAAAATTCTCTTGCCAAAAGCTTTTAGGGTCTGTTACTTGAGTTTGTTTGCAAGTGATGAGATAGTGTTGATGATGTCAAAGCTCCCACCTTTGTTTGAAATAGAGAGTTCTCTCCATGTATGAATGATATTGAAAGGTCAATGTTTTCGTTGACTTTCACTTCATTTTTAGATGAGTTCTCTGTTCTGTTGTTAAATGGTAAAAGGCAAtttatgacaaacaaaattagcTCTATATCTATAATAAGCAAGTTGGAAAGTTTCGGTTTTTGACTCTAAAAGATTTGTGACCATTTAGAATAActtttatacaacaaaaaacGAGTTTATTGCTCTTCTTACTTAAAAGCATTACATTGAACATTTCACTGCACATATTGTAAATCTCACTATTGACAAAAGtctccaaccaaaaaaaaaaagaaaagaagtaaaaactATGCAGCAAATGAGAAGAAGCCGATACTAAATCATCAATCACACCACACAAAAAGTGCATGTGAAGAAGCTTAGAGAGGCTTGAAGTAGAGGTGATGATCTGAGAagagaaccctaaaagcttgtCTGCATCTACACTTCAATCTAATTACAAAACCATCTCCTGATCTCTCTATCCTCATCCCTCCtccacaatcttcttcttcttcttcttcttccacttcttcttgttccttaTGAATGATATTTCACAGTAAACTTATCAAAAACAGTAATTGTGTAATCTTAAAGACTAAAAAGCAGAATTATTAAAGAATAAACATCAAACCTCATAAGCATAGTTAGTCTCTCCACGATTCATCTCCTCTACGCAATGGTTAACCTTGTTCATCGTCTGTTTATAACCAAACCCGATTCAAGATTCTTGATTAGCATTAGTTAAAACCAGAGAGAGAATAACTATATAACAAACCTCTGTATCAGAAGCAGACGGCGTCGTATCTTGCTTCTCCGAAACAGGGCTTGTGAGATTCGGGTCatgaacagaggaagaagattggtTGTTCTCCGGGGAAGTGAATAGAAGAGGAGAGGTTAAAAAGATTGGTTCTTCTTGAGTGGAGAGTTTTCTTCGTTTGGACTGATCTGAATCGTCGGAAACAGGGGAGGCGCGTTTCAACGGACGTGTGATTTCATCGGCGGGTAACAAGGATGGGGAAGGAGAGTAGTCGTAGTAAGGTGGAGAAGTGATAcggaggagagagagatcaatGTCGTTGACGCTCAGATTATGGTTACGGTCTATAACTTTGTTTtccctcatcatcatcatcatcatcttcttcttcttcttcgttactCTTCTTTTGCTCTGCTTCCTTCAcgaaaaataagttttgagaATGAAGATTATTAATCACGTAATCCTTTTGCCTTTGGAATCTTGAAGTTGCGTAGGCTTTTATAGACTCGGTTTAAAGATTCCGGTTCAATTTCGGTTCAAATTAACGGTTTACGTAAAttacaatttattattattattttttagtaaaaTTCATATAATCCACACGCGACGTCTTATtattacattaaattaaaatctacgCCGCCGTGATGAGTGTCGCCGGCGTCTACCGTTTGACTCTTTCTCTCCCGCCGGTACTCGTTTTTTGTCTCTCGCTCACACGAAACCatgatttttttagataaattaGTAATCTTGCTGCTCTGTTTCCAGATATGTTATCTCCATACCTTCAGCATTCCCGTTAATGGGAATCACACTCCATCTCTGCTACCACACCGCTACTCTGTATTCCACCATAGTCGCCGATTGGTTACCTCTTTTTGTCacaaagtttgtatttttattattatttgagaatACTTTGGTTCGAATTCGAGCTGTGtcttacctctctctctctttgtttgtaCTTTCTTTTAGGCTTCGAATAAATCTGATGCTGAGGCTGAGCCTTCATATGGTGAAGGTATTCATAGTATTGAGAGTTTACATCAACGATTCAGTTTATGTATCTTCTATACTCTCTGGTTGATACACtcctttttgtgtttcttcccatgtttgtttgttattgaaTTGAGTTTTGACGCTGTCTTCACTTACCTTTTCTAGGTGAAATGTTGGATAAGAATGGGACAAGCAGGAGCAACCCGTTCGTTTCAGAAGAGTATGTGATATACTACTAAATCCTTGCTTTGGTATATACTTTTCTAATGCCTCTGTAATGGCGCTTATGAGTTAGAAAGTATGACTGTGGCTGGCTACCATCTTAAAACTACTTCattcttttcatgttttgttcAAGACTCCCACAGAGAACTGAGTATTGCggtttaatgtttattttatgcTTTTCATAATGATTTGCCTGAGTTACTTTGGTTTCCCACTTCTGTGGTGATCATGAAAAATGTCAGTTGTGTTTCTGATATGGTCTATCCAAGTATTAGATAAGATAGGTCCGGTTCTGTTCAATGTGATTGAGATATGCATTGCAATGGAAAGATTTGGGGAATTAATATAATCTTTAAGATTAGAAATAtctcttcctttttccttttgatGATTTTGCCAGCGTGGATGTGCTGCAAAAAATTGCAGGCTTCTCAAGAAGTTGAAGAGATATGGACTCTCTGGAATATTATCCTATGGGTTACTTAATACGGTATATTACTCCACAGCTTTCCTCTTGGTGTGGTGAGTAGAATAGAATTCTGACAGTAAAGCTACATGAACATTGTTCTCCATCATAACATACATGAGCCAGAAACAGTGACGattatctatatgtatatagGTTTTATGTGGCCCCAGCACCGGGAAAAATGGGTTATCTTGCTGCGGCTGAGAGGTATGGAATATTTTCAGCATTTTCCTAGTGTTAAAAGGACGTGAGAGATTCGTGTTGCATGCAGATTTCTTAAAGTGATGGCCATGGTCTGGGCTGGAAGCCAAGTTACTAAACTCATCAGAATAGGAGGGTAAGTAGCTAATATAAGCTTCTTACTCAGTTAGTTCTTTATAGCTTAAGAACATCATTCTGCTCTCATTCTAGTTTCATGGGTCTGAGATGCCTTTGAGTGAGCTGTTTAACTGCATCCTGCCAGATCATGATGATGCAGTTGTAATTAAAACCTTTCGTATTGTCTCGCCATGATAGATTTGCAGACTATGGCATTCTTGTTTTAGCATCAACAatcaaaaaatcatttgatttgCAAAGTTCATAATAAGTGTGTATTAGTAGGTCCTGAAAAAGTGCCAAGTACTTCAACCTTTTCATGTGTAGGTTTTAGTAGAGATAAGTTTGTTGTTTATAGATATTGGTATATCGCTTTAAGATGCATGTGGTGATGAAAAATGTACCTTCATTTTGATCCTTTGGCGCAAATCTACCTATATTCTTTTCAAATAACAACAACTTTATTCTCGTTTTAAGTGTGGAGAAACATGTCTAAGTCTTAGGTGACAAGGTAATGCTAGGGAAAAGTGGTCATATTATTAGTAGATAATCTGTTATGTAAGTGAAAGTGGTTCAAAACCAGTTATAAACATAGTAGATGGATACAGGACAGTTGCACTTGCACTTTCATTTCCAGTTTTGATTATTGTCGATCTTATcttgttgttatgttgttacCCATGAAGAATGTTGATGTATGCAGGGCAGTTGCACTTGCACCTATTGTTGATAGAGGATTGTCGTGGTTTACAGTAAAATGCAAGTTTGAAAGTCAGGGAAAAGTGAGTGCACCAGTATTTCTCTGAGTAATACATATGTAGATAATGAtgttaaaaaattgattaactAGTAGATAATGATGGTAAAAAATTGATAACCAAACCAGTGGATGCATTGCTCTTTTGACAGGCTTTTGGCGCATTGGTTGGGATATGTCTTGGTCTGGCTTTGATGCTATTTGTCGTTGTGACACTGCTTTGGGCATAGCACAGTACATTAAGTACGGGTTTTGGCTTTTCTTGTTTAAAAGAGATAATATGTGTAAGAGATAATTTCAAAAACAtgggagcaagcaatgtttCCAGAGAATTTCAGTCTCGCCACGGAGGCCcaccaatttttgtttgttattttttcttaaaaaaaaggaaaaaaaaactgggTTGCGAAGAAGGCCCAATTGGAGCCCAAAATGGAGTCAGCCAGCCGGATGGATCAGGAGGGCAGGGGagctataaatataaaacaaccGCGTGGAAGAAACCTAAGTACAAAAATCGACGGACCAAAAGCATCAGAAGCCGAATTATCCACAAACCTTAAAGAGGACCAAGGAGACGATCATGCTGTTGCACTATACCCGTCGCAGTAGGGCTAAGATTCTAGAGCAGATGAGCAAACCTATGCCTACTATCAGTgtaatcttattttatttttgttgatgggAACTTATGATGGactaataattatttgattttatcttctaacaatatatatatatatatataacgattGATTAGCCGTTCGAGGCCAAGGGTTCGATAACATACGGTTTTTGTAGACTGCGGGAAGTGATCTGTAATGATCAATCTCCTTGTTGTAGCTTAGTCAATCTTTATGCTAAGATGGGACTTCATCGTTACAATTTGTTTCaggtctcttctttctttctttattatacCCACATGACATGAACATGAACATGATGCTATCTTTATATAATCCTCGCATTACTTACGTTAAATCAATGTCTGTCTTGATGTATTAGGGGACAAACTATCAGTTCATTCTCGTAAAGAAGTACCACTACAGATTGATTATTGCTGCTACCTGTTACTACATAACTTTGGTTGCAATGGATCCATCTACCTCTTTGCTCCACACTTTTCATATTAGAATCGGTGAACGCAAAATTGCcggatttgttttgttgtgcAATATTGTTAGAATCCgaggtaaaaagaaaactcTGACTTGTGTTTTGATGTGCAGTATTGTTCATTTGTTGTCTACAAGTCTTCCACTTGCTGATTTAATCTTGTATAGGGGAAACCAATAAGGACGAGATCATTTCATGCGACTGGCCAGGTAGCATGCCTGAGTGGCCGACAGAGGATCCTTTCGACAAGAGAAAGCGATTTTACGTggtaagattattattattcttaagACACTCTTTGACTTTTGCTTTGtagttatgatattttttttttttgggcaaatgtagttatgatatttatgttttgctttttgtagTTGAACAAATCAGAGGTCCAAGACAATGACTGGATTCGTCTTTACTTGGAACTTGCAGTCGCCAAATATAGAAGTACCAACATGGATCCTGATCTGTCCGACTTGAAGATTGTGAATGTGGCTATAGATACTAGCCAAGATCTCAGTGAGGGACTCAATGCCAAAAATGCAACTGTCTACATAAGTTACAAGGACTCGTGCGAGGCTCGGGTTGGTAAGGATGTTGATCGCATAGCTGTAGTTAGAAGCACCTTCTGTGAGCGTACAGGACACTTCACTCTCATGGGTAGGCATCAGAGTTCAGAACTTGTACCAAAAAAGGGTGCGGATCAGAGTTCAGAAATGATACCAAAAAAGTGCAAGTATCAGAGTGAGAATGACTCGTGTGAGGCTGGGGTTGGTGAGGATGCTGACTGCATTACAAGGAGATTCAATGAGGTTGGTGAGGATGCTGACCGCATTACAAGTAGCTTCAATGAGCATACGTGACGCCTCAGTCCCATGGGTCAGCAGAATCTGAGTTCAGAAAAAAGTTTGAAGTATCAGCGTGTTATCCGGCGGCGTTTAGGCGTCGTCAAACGGTGGCGGATTTTGAGTCTTAGGTGGCCACAAGGCATACAAAAACCATGGTGTTGGCTTGGCTCATCGTCAGCACAAGACAAGATCCGTTTGAAAATGTATGTAAGATAGTAAACTATTTACGGAGGGCGTTGTGGATATGCTTTTCTTGTTTAACAGCTAAGTGTAAGAGATAGTTAAACAtgggagcaagcaatgtttCCGGAGAATTTCAGTCTCGCCACGGAAGGCGAGCAATCTTCATTATAACCAATTATAAAGAACAATGTCACCAGAGGGTCATACACTCATACTCATCAAATCCATTTATATCTACAATTGCTACACCTACTATACATGCCCTTATAGACGTTTTGTTGTCCTTTATGAGTGTAGCAAATGAAGTGATACATTGGCGTCAGTCCATACTAATGTGATTTtctatacaaaaataatatttaagaataAGCTCTGTAATCATGTACCCAAGTAAATGTTAATATGTGTATTTAACTAAATGAAATGTTCATATGTCTATTTCTtatttaaagtaatatatatatatatatatatatattgtttttttcttctaatcaaTCCACACATTAAAGTATTAAATACTAAagtataatttactttttacgcaatataattgtatttttaactaatataACCACATATACATTTGCTTATAAGTGTTGTTCATATCATACTTATTAACTAgataatagtataattttaatttagtttgaatttaatttgtaaaaaagaGTAGGTTAAACGACATTTTTAACATTCACAGTTAGTATGGTGTTATAGAGTTAATTATACTCCACCACAGCAAGTATGGAGCTCagcaattttttgtttttgttgtttaaaattAGCTTATACATATAAATTAGCTTATATCTTATACAAGACGTGACGGAGTTAATAACAATCTGTTAacaagataaaataaatttatatattactgTAATCGACAGTCAACGTTAAAAGTTCAACTGGTCCAGTTGGCGGAATATCAAACAATAACTGCGCGAGGTTCATGTCTCGAGTAGTATAGCATATTTGTTTCAAGGAGTCGACCTCGTGAACATTTTTGTAAGTTACAAGGACTCGTTCGAGGCTCGGGTTGGTAAGTGGTAACTGGTAAGGATGTTGATCGCATAGCTACAGTTAGAAGAGCCTCTTCTGTGAGCGTACAGGACACTTCACTCTCATGGGTCGGCATCAAAGCTGACCAAAGAGGGTGCGAATCAGAGTGAGGACAACTCGGGTTGAGGCTGGGGTTGGTGAGGATGCTGACCGCGTTAGAAGTAGCTTCAATGCGCACACGAGACGTACACCTTAGTCCCATCCCATGGGTCAGAATCTGAGTTCAGAAAATAAGTGTAAGTACCAGCGTGTTATCTGGCGTTTAGGCGTCCTCAAACGTGGCGGCTTTTGAGTCCTAGGCGGCACAAGACAAGATCCatttgaaaatgtatattaGATAATAAACTATTAGTGGTTGCCGACTAAGTTATTTGGTGTGTTAAGTggattagtttttgttttcagatatGACATGGTACGTTTTGGTTACAACAGTATGGACTTGAGATGGACCTTTGATGCCCCTTTTTGGGAAAACTGACCTGATGATATTAATAGTGATGGTCAAGTCTGTTCTGTATTTGAATGATACATTCAGATTTAGCAGCAATATCTTATTCGTTTGcaatattgatttctttttttgaatctaCGTATAGCTAGCATTTAGAGATGCACCC
The sequence above is drawn from the Camelina sativa cultivar DH55 chromosome 4, Cs, whole genome shotgun sequence genome and encodes:
- the LOC104782313 gene encoding uncharacterized protein LOC104782313, yielding MMMMMMRENKVIDRNHNLSVNDIDLSLLRITSPPYYDYSPSPSLLPADEITRPLKRASPVSDDSDQSKRRKLSTQEEPIFLTSPLLFTSPENNQSSSSVHDPNLTSPVSEKQDTTPSASDTETMNKVNHCVEEMNRGETNYAYEEQEEVEEEEEEEDCGGGMRIERSGDGFVIRLKCRCRQAFRVLFSDHHLYFKPL
- the LOC104782314 gene encoding uncharacterized protein LOC104782314 isoform X2, with translation MSVAGVYRLTLSLPPICYLHTFSIPVNGNHTPSLLPHRYSVFHHSRRLASNKSDAEAEPSYGEGEMLDKNGTSRSNPFVSEELLKKLKRYGLSGILSYGLLNTVYYSTAFLLVWFYVAPAPGKMGYLAAAERFLKVMAMVWAGSQVTKLIRIGGAVALAPIVDRGLSWFTVKCKFESQGKAFGALVGICLGLALMLFVVVTLLWA
- the LOC104782314 gene encoding uncharacterized protein LOC104782314 isoform X1; translation: MSVAGVYRLTLSLPPICYLHTFSIPVNGNHTPSLLPHRYSVFHHSRRLVTSFCHKASNKSDAEAEPSYGEGEMLDKNGTSRSNPFVSEELLKKLKRYGLSGILSYGLLNTVYYSTAFLLVWFYVAPAPGKMGYLAAAERFLKVMAMVWAGSQVTKLIRIGGAVALAPIVDRGLSWFTVKCKFESQGKAFGALVGICLGLALMLFVVVTLLWA
- the LOC104782315 gene encoding UPF0725 protein At3g25080-like codes for the protein MGLHRYNLFQGTNYQFILVKKYHYRLIIAATCYYITLVAMDPSTSLLHTFHIRIGERKIAGFVLLCNIVRIRGETNKDEIISCDWPGSMPEWPTEDPFDKRKRFYVLNKSEVQDNDWIRLYLELAVAKYRSTNMDPDLSDLKIVNVAIDTSQDLSEGLNAKNATVYISYKDSCEARVGKDVDRIAVVRSTFCERTGHFTLMGRHQSSELVPKKGADQSSEMIPKKCKYQSENDSCEAGVGEDADCITRRFNEVGEDADRITSSFNEHT
- the LOC104782312 gene encoding 7-methylguanosine phosphate-specific 5'-nucleotidase A-like, which codes for MLIINCCTRFHAPSSIRISVVRRRTHSQTHSFCCFGHENNSLAKSPMEQSNLSANTVMDHPRALTDKINLIRDAGPSKFQVIADFDATLTRYRVNGLRGQTSHGLLQQGNAYYDAKRQALYDHYHPLEISPLIPVDEKTKLMEEWWSKTHELLIEGGLTYEAIKKSVADSSIAFRQGVTELFEFLEKKEIPVLIFSAGLADVIEEVLRQNLHRTFKNVKIVSNRMVFNDDGQLVSFKGKLIHVLNKNEHALDMAAPLHDRLGVDTAEEDEENANMKKRTNVLLMGDHLGDLRMSDGLNYETRISIGFLNDNIEKSLESYREAFDLVYLNDAPMWGVLELVSQLFSTEAS